A stretch of Blastocatellia bacterium DNA encodes these proteins:
- a CDS encoding glycosyltransferase family 39 protein, which translates to MSHINNQENLPLHVFEKFGLALLAGLLVFLVVLSLRVNVHYYDSYEYINNARQLVGIQTRYDIPRPPSFSLVLLPFAWLAKVLDSKAIIERSPYFIMTTAGFGCLLIFWQMLRKLIAREFAMLATLLLAFNAMFLHYWIFLMPEVFACFLIMVYWQAVSKERYLIAAIALGLIFNLRYQLLPLGVLGVLYAVATDRSNWAKLIKNWAFVAFISLVILLGFHYVAITWGAKIDFSGGMKYLTSWLDSLYLGVSQTKDRGSYIDSVAIELAHLFYHVTAPILIIALIGMLKAIYCREKLDWIFLLWFWGVYLTLSLILVPTRKEPRYYTVVLPPIYYFFANGLSIVWPFLTQRLQEANKVLRTSLLVIFSLALFSPAIVKAQAEIIRLCDSSYTRTTGHDIANIIKPNLDDNKTVFWIGGYYTIVPENYLFHPSERYFFFNLFSNALSFYFDRLCLFNYTEEFIYKGAVGSYAVINKSDCMDCFENTFSPPKPLTIHKIERQTKYFLSGKPLTKLEGNLTTSFAIFKSELGQELYVTENTSSLFIDNQLDQPDAIVQFIYIGERLPFYPEPSLFGLPHQTPITARRKLANIDFILVTELSPTLGEVR; encoded by the coding sequence ATGTCACATATAAACAACCAAGAAAATCTACCATTACATGTTTTTGAGAAATTTGGCCTAGCTCTTTTAGCTGGACTATTAGTTTTTTTGGTAGTTCTTTCTTTAAGAGTTAATGTACATTACTATGATAGTTATGAGTATATTAATAATGCTAGGCAATTAGTAGGTATTCAAACCCGTTATGATATACCCCGTCCACCTTCTTTTTCTCTTGTGCTACTACCATTTGCATGGCTAGCTAAAGTCTTAGATTCAAAAGCCATTATTGAACGTTCCCCATATTTTATAATGACAACAGCTGGTTTTGGCTGTCTTTTAATATTTTGGCAAATGTTACGTAAGCTTATTGCTAGAGAATTTGCTATGCTAGCAACATTGTTACTTGCTTTTAATGCTATGTTTTTGCACTACTGGATTTTTCTTATGCCAGAAGTGTTTGCTTGCTTTTTAATTATGGTTTACTGGCAAGCTGTCTCTAAAGAACGTTACCTTATAGCAGCAATTGCTCTAGGGCTAATCTTTAATTTGCGCTATCAGCTTCTACCTTTAGGTGTTTTAGGTGTTCTTTACGCTGTTGCAACTGATAGAAGTAATTGGGCAAAATTAATTAAAAATTGGGCATTTGTGGCTTTTATCTCTTTAGTGATATTGCTAGGCTTCCATTACGTAGCAATTACTTGGGGAGCAAAAATAGATTTTAGTGGGGGTATGAAATATCTTACAAGCTGGTTAGATAGCCTATATTTAGGTGTTAGCCAAACTAAAGACCGAGGCAGTTATATTGATTCTGTTGCAATTGAGTTAGCACATTTATTTTATCATGTTACTGCTCCTATATTAATAATTGCTCTAATAGGAATGCTTAAGGCTATTTATTGTAGAGAAAAGTTAGATTGGATATTTTTACTTTGGTTTTGGGGCGTTTACTTAACACTTTCACTAATACTTGTTCCTACTCGTAAAGAACCTCGCTACTATACAGTTGTTTTACCACCTATTTATTACTTTTTTGCTAATGGCTTAAGCATAGTTTGGCCGTTTTTAACACAACGTCTACAAGAAGCTAATAAAGTATTACGTACTAGTTTACTAGTAATTTTTTCTTTAGCTCTATTTAGCCCTGCAATAGTAAAAGCTCAAGCAGAAATTATACGCCTTTGTGATAGTAGTTATACTAGAACAACTGGTCATGACATAGCTAATATAATTAAGCCAAATTTAGATGATAACAAAACTGTTTTTTGGATTGGCGGCTATTATACTATTGTTCCTGAAAATTATCTGTTTCACCCTTCAGAGCGATATTTCTTTTTTAATTTATTTTCTAATGCTTTAAGTTTTTATTTTGATCGTCTATGTCTTTTTAATTACACAGAAGAATTTATTTATAAAGGTGCTGTTGGTTCATATGCGGTTATAAATAAAAGTGATTGTATGGATTGTTTTGAAAATACATTTTCGCCTCCTAAGCCTTTAACCATTCATAAAATAGAGCGTCAAACTAAGTATTTCCTTAGTGGAAAACCTTTAACTAAATTAGAAGGAAATTTAACTACCTCATTTGCAATTTTTAAATCAGAATTAGGCCAAGAGCTTTATGTAACAGAAAACACAAGCAGTTTATTTATTGATAACCAACTAGATCAGCCTGATGCTATAGTTCAATTTATTTATATTGGCGAACGTTTGCCTTTTTACCCAGAACCATCACTATTTGGACTACCTCACCAAACCCCAATAACTGCTAGACGTAAACTTGCTAATATAGATTTTATTTTGGTGACAGAATTATCACCTACACTTGGTGAAGTTCGTTAA
- a CDS encoding tetratricopeptide repeat protein, translated as MKNFKLKLLPFLLIFLLTALCFYNSLAGDFVLDDTFTIVNHELIKSLTTIPKLFTSNYWGDLYPTGLYRPLTSLTYAFNYAMGGLDPWGYHLVNLLLHAFNSLVIYWLVKRYTSKDTLALFTALIFTVHPIHTEAVSNISGRAELLTATFALLSWASYYLSKENSQYYLLSLLLYFFSLIAKESGITLIGVLILSDICKYWPSWSIKKLLKGYTGYLAVAGVYIAIRIYVLNNLGMPDTWIYWRGIGFSTRFYTMSLAFIKYFQLLVWPSDLVGDYDFSQIPKTSSPNLWVILSLLVILTTLSTGIYLLWKERLTAFAILFFFVTISIVSNIFIPTGIIIAERLLYFPSISICLLSATGLYWLYSKEDKLKYLAVFFLTIIIIASVIRTYYRNIDWLSSRNYTESLVRIAPNNIKGLGAMALTYVGEGKYLEAEKLLLQAIEIAPEKATAKGMLGHVYYLQGRYDEAIALIKKAIEIFPDNDPSQSYLYIDLSRIYQKRKDYSLAIEAMQQAIRLSQPDALLHQELATLFFETNDLANAKIELEQAVSISPALAEPHYNLGILLNTLNQPQAAFEHLRLATELEPNNAIARNWYGKALLGQGKFAQAINEFTEVLKLLTPKNSLEAETYNNLGVAYSQMQRYNEARKAFEKALSIDPNYINATKNLARLD; from the coding sequence ATGAAAAACTTTAAATTAAAACTTTTGCCTTTTTTATTAATTTTCCTTTTAACAGCATTGTGTTTCTATAATTCTTTAGCTGGTGATTTTGTACTTGATGACACTTTTACCATTGTAAATCATGAATTAATAAAAAGCTTGACAACAATTCCTAAACTCTTTACTAGCAACTATTGGGGTGACCTCTACCCTACTGGCCTTTATCGCCCTTTGACTAGTTTAACCTATGCTTTTAATTATGCTATGGGAGGTCTTGACCCCTGGGGTTATCATTTAGTTAATTTATTACTTCATGCTTTTAACAGCCTTGTAATTTATTGGCTAGTAAAACGTTATACTTCAAAAGATACTTTAGCACTATTTACTGCTCTGATTTTTACAGTCCATCCTATTCATACTGAAGCTGTTAGTAATATTTCTGGTCGTGCAGAACTCCTTACAGCTACTTTTGCTCTACTATCCTGGGCAAGCTACTATTTAAGCAAAGAAAACTCTCAATACTACTTACTTTCTTTACTACTTTATTTCTTCTCACTAATTGCAAAAGAAAGCGGTATTACTCTTATAGGTGTTTTAATATTATCAGATATTTGTAAATATTGGCCTTCTTGGTCTATAAAAAAGTTACTTAAAGGCTATACAGGTTATTTAGCCGTAGCAGGCGTTTATATAGCTATCCGCATCTATGTGTTAAATAATTTAGGTATGCCAGATACATGGATTTATTGGCGTGGAATAGGCTTTAGTACTAGGTTTTACACTATGTCTTTAGCTTTTATTAAGTATTTTCAATTGCTAGTTTGGCCTAGTGATCTGGTTGGAGATTATGATTTTAGCCAAATTCCTAAAACTTCTAGCCCTAATTTATGGGTAATCTTATCGTTGTTAGTAATACTTACTACACTATCTACAGGTATTTATTTACTTTGGAAAGAAAGACTAACAGCTTTTGCAATATTATTTTTCTTTGTTACTATTAGTATTGTTTCTAATATTTTTATTCCAACTGGAATTATTATAGCTGAACGTCTACTATATTTCCCTTCTATAAGTATTTGTCTACTTTCAGCAACAGGACTTTACTGGCTTTACTCAAAAGAAGATAAACTTAAATATTTAGCAGTATTTTTTCTTACTATAATTATTATTGCTTCAGTAATAAGAACTTATTACCGTAATATTGATTGGCTTTCTAGCCGTAACTACACAGAGTCATTAGTACGTATTGCACCTAATAATATCAAAGGTCTTGGAGCAATGGCTTTAACTTATGTAGGCGAAGGAAAATATTTAGAAGCAGAAAAATTACTACTACAAGCTATTGAAATTGCACCAGAAAAAGCCACAGCTAAAGGAATGCTAGGACATGTTTATTATTTACAGGGTCGTTATGATGAAGCCATAGCATTAATTAAAAAAGCTATTGAAATTTTTCCTGATAATGACCCTTCTCAAAGCTATCTTTATATTGATTTATCAAGAATTTATCAAAAGCGTAAAGACTATAGTTTAGCAATAGAAGCAATGCAACAAGCCATCCGACTATCTCAACCTGATGCACTACTTCATCAAGAGTTAGCTACATTATTTTTTGAAACAAATGATTTAGCTAATGCCAAAATAGAACTAGAACAGGCTGTTAGTATAAGTCCTGCCTTAGCAGAACCTCATTATAATTTAGGTATTTTGCTAAACACATTAAACCAGCCTCAAGCAGCATTTGAGCATTTGCGCCTTGCAACAGAACTTGAGCCAAACAATGCTATTGCCCGTAATTGGTATGGTAAAGCTTTACTTGGACAAGGGAAATTTGCTCAAGCCATAAATGAATTTACTGAAGTATTAAAATTATTAACGCCTAAAAATAGTTTAGAGGCAGAAACCTACAATAATCTTGGGGTGGCATATAGTCAAATGCAACGCTATAATGAAGCTCGCAAAGCCTTTGAAAAAGCCCTAAGCATTGATCCAAATTATATTAATGCAACAAAAAATTTGGCTCGTCTTGATTAG
- a CDS encoding serine/threonine-protein phosphatase, giving the protein MDSTITCTIAAITDVGMVRKNNEDNFILADLVAGQSLPSWCETTHRVGENALLLVVSDGMGGAEYGELASELTVLSVKDALMRMSRNISPHDRVIAAVEEANHVVWQEGETQPHLKGMGATVTAALIEDDQAYIAEVGDSRAYLIRGANIKQVTTDQSFVAQLIAKGLLKPEDAVEHPRRNVILQSIGAQDAVQVAVIMFQIKQGDTLLLCSDGLSNLVTTGEMLFFSENMEPHLACQKLVDIAKQRGGQDNITVIIAKFAGAGLEISKDVKGLTGMLQTLSSFNPEQNTEKTHKRTQLLGNSSIIERYYGANNQDPSGKAQSIDSLASFPNAEIIKDESEKLLEWLDYCHQILEFKADQTQEASDWFAAQNVNFIELPNVLNKVKEGVDGLNKARDAVRELIKTFGNKK; this is encoded by the coding sequence ATGGACAGCACAATAACTTGTACTATAGCGGCAATTACTGATGTTGGTATGGTGCGTAAGAACAATGAAGATAATTTTATTTTAGCCGACCTGGTTGCGGGTCAAAGCTTACCTTCTTGGTGTGAAACTACACATAGAGTAGGAGAAAATGCTTTGCTTCTAGTTGTTTCTGATGGTATGGGTGGGGCTGAATATGGTGAACTAGCTAGTGAATTAACAGTTTTGTCTGTAAAAGACGCTTTAATGAGAATGTCACGTAATATTTCTCCTCATGACCGAGTGATTGCAGCAGTAGAAGAAGCTAATCATGTTGTTTGGCAAGAAGGGGAAACACAACCGCACTTAAAAGGCATGGGTGCTACTGTAACCGCAGCCTTAATTGAAGATGACCAAGCTTATATTGCAGAGGTTGGGGATAGTAGAGCTTATTTAATTCGTGGAGCTAACATCAAACAAGTAACTACAGATCAATCCTTTGTTGCTCAATTAATTGCTAAGGGTTTATTAAAACCAGAAGATGCTGTAGAACATCCACGTAGAAATGTGATTTTACAATCCATCGGTGCCCAAGATGCTGTTCAAGTAGCTGTTATTATGTTTCAAATTAAACAAGGAGACACACTGCTACTTTGTTCAGATGGTCTTTCTAATCTAGTTACTACAGGAGAAATGTTATTTTTTAGTGAAAATATGGAGCCTCATCTAGCTTGTCAAAAACTAGTTGATATTGCTAAACAGCGTGGAGGACAAGATAACATTACTGTAATTATTGCTAAATTTGCTGGAGCCGGACTAGAAATTAGTAAAGACGTTAAAGGCTTAACAGGAATGCTCCAAACACTTTCTAGTTTTAATCCAGAACAAAATACAGAAAAAACTCATAAACGAACACAATTATTAGGTAACTCTTCTATTATTGAACGCTATTATGGTGCTAATAACCAAGACCCTTCAGGAAAAGCACAAAGTATTGACTCATTAGCTAGCTTTCCTAATGCTGAAATAATTAAAGATGAGAGTGAAAAGCTTCTAGAGTGGTTAGATTATTGTCATCAGATTTTAGAATTTAAGGCCGATCAAACCCAGGAAGCTTCTGATTGGTTTGCTGCTCAAAATGTAAATTTTATAGAACTCCCAAATGTACTTAATAAAGTTAAGGAAGGCGTAGATGGCTTAAATAAAGCTAGGGATGCTGTAAGAGAACTAATAAAAACTTTTGGCAATAAAAAATAA
- a CDS encoding B12-binding domain-containing radical SAM protein yields MKILLYNPDNGVTRNFMPHLWMFLLQSLTPPEHEVILVDGNTHAMNEEELVRFVREKGIDLVGIGAMTRMIAKAYRMADALRAANILVVMGGPHVSEVPDEALGRNGGVRHADAVALGEADETWPIILRDVANGQLKDIYQPEIDIKGKDKKPSLQPYPIIPWDTLDLKQFNLVPKFFRPLLKRLGTGWGNFHVVPIETGRGCPYGCEFCTVTGFFGDSIRFRTNESVVEELLMLKRRARKEKGQIAVFFIDDNLAINVKRTKSLLRDIISANAQLPWVAQISANLLRDEELVDLIAESGGKWIFIGMESIDPINMKDVNKGFSKPDEYSTVLNRLAERNVYAITSFIFGMDNDTLGVAERTLEQIGSWPPGLPVFGQLTPFPATPLYERLAKAGRLARPKHWMDFAPFEMAHTPLKMTIAEARQEVNQAWQESYSPERNAAAIESIGHKPIEYRISHFIARLFFRGIYFPQMTKKAWLKLIFQNRQIIYGFIKEALAIWKNSRKKE; encoded by the coding sequence ATGAAAATACTGCTTTATAACCCTGATAATGGCGTAACACGTAATTTTATGCCTCACCTATGGATGTTTCTTCTACAATCACTTACCCCCCCAGAACATGAAGTTATATTAGTAGATGGTAATACTCATGCAATGAATGAAGAAGAATTAGTAAGATTTGTTCGTGAAAAAGGAATTGACCTTGTTGGAATAGGTGCAATGACTAGAATGATTGCTAAAGCTTATCGTATGGCTGATGCACTTCGTGCTGCAAACATACTTGTAGTTATGGGAGGGCCACACGTTAGCGAAGTGCCAGATGAAGCTCTAGGAAGAAATGGTGGAGTGCGTCATGCAGATGCAGTTGCTCTTGGTGAAGCCGATGAAACTTGGCCGATTATTCTTAGAGATGTTGCTAATGGACAACTTAAGGATATTTACCAGCCAGAAATAGATATAAAAGGCAAAGATAAAAAGCCAAGTCTCCAACCTTATCCAATTATTCCTTGGGACACATTAGACTTAAAACAATTTAACCTTGTCCCTAAGTTTTTCCGACCGCTATTAAAACGTTTAGGCACTGGATGGGGAAATTTTCATGTTGTACCAATTGAAACAGGACGAGGTTGTCCTTATGGTTGTGAGTTTTGCACTGTAACAGGGTTTTTTGGTGATTCTATCCGTTTTCGTACTAATGAAAGTGTTGTTGAAGAACTTTTAATGCTTAAAAGGCGTGCAAGGAAAGAAAAAGGACAAATTGCTGTCTTTTTTATTGATGATAATTTAGCGATTAATGTCAAACGTACTAAATCTTTACTAAGAGATATTATTAGTGCTAATGCACAGCTTCCTTGGGTAGCTCAAATTAGTGCTAATTTATTACGTGATGAAGAATTAGTAGATCTTATTGCTGAGTCTGGTGGTAAATGGATTTTTATTGGTATGGAATCAATAGATCCAATTAATATGAAAGATGTTAATAAAGGATTTAGTAAACCTGATGAATATTCTACTGTGCTTAATAGATTAGCTGAGCGGAATGTTTATGCAATTACTTCTTTTATTTTTGGTATGGATAATGACACTTTGGGCGTGGCTGAACGTACGCTGGAGCAAATTGGCTCTTGGCCGCCGGGGTTGCCTGTTTTTGGACAACTTACCCCATTTCCCGCTACTCCACTTTATGAAAGACTAGCAAAGGCAGGTCGGCTAGCGCGTCCTAAACATTGGATGGATTTTGCACCTTTTGAAATGGCACACACACCGCTAAAAATGACAATTGCCGAAGCTAGGCAAGAAGTTAATCAAGCCTGGCAAGAATCTTATAGTCCAGAACGTAACGCGGCAGCAATTGAGTCTATAGGCCATAAACCTATTGAATACCGTATTAGCCATTTTATTGCACGGCTTTTTTTTAGAGGTATTTATTTTCCACAAATGACTAAAAAAGCTTGGCTAAAACTAATCTTCCAAAATAGACAAATAATTTATGGTTTTATAAAAGAAGCTTTAGCCATATGGAAAAACTCTAGAAAAAAGGAATAA
- a CDS encoding SPOR domain-containing protein, with the protein MKKKQELADLRGEAMTFNNIGYLYMIQSQEQNFQNFIYTTYYNYILKQNALDTFKQALAIWQKLDEVEEQLTSLSLIAKTFSALGDEKNADKSLSQINSLNTNSRKALEFTNYDRKASVPSIDKTSLQASNISNNQTNTIILPKVDSEELPIVSKASKPSKKIIETPTKINLSDVTSERPLNSALTKTNQSNLELESKNIKAVNDEIKTVSQGKGKYTIQVSSLSNRVEAEAMCNRLRSSGLTWYVAEGVVAGKSVFRIRTGQFQNPDEAKKVATQLKEKGAISQYFITSQ; encoded by the coding sequence TTGAAAAAGAAACAGGAACTTGCTGATTTACGCGGTGAAGCAATGACTTTTAATAATATTGGCTATCTTTATATGATACAAAGCCAAGAACAAAACTTCCAAAATTTTATTTATACAACTTATTATAACTATATCCTGAAGCAAAATGCCTTAGATACATTTAAGCAGGCTTTAGCTATTTGGCAAAAACTAGATGAGGTAGAAGAGCAACTAACTTCTTTATCCTTAATTGCTAAAACTTTCTCTGCTTTAGGAGATGAAAAAAACGCGGATAAATCCTTAAGCCAAATCAATTCCTTAAATACAAATTCTAGAAAGGCTTTAGAATTTACTAATTATGATAGAAAGGCTTCTGTTCCAAGTATTGATAAAACATCTCTACAAGCAAGCAATATATCAAATAATCAAACAAATACCATAATCTTGCCTAAGGTTGATAGTGAAGAACTTCCAATAGTTTCAAAAGCTTCAAAACCATCAAAAAAGATTATAGAGACTCCAACTAAAATCAACTTATCAGACGTAACAAGTGAACGACCTCTTAATTCTGCTTTAACAAAAACAAATCAAAGTAATTTAGAGCTAGAAAGTAAAAATATAAAAGCTGTTAATGATGAAATAAAAACTGTAAGTCAAGGAAAAGGTAAATATACTATTCAAGTTAGCTCACTATCTAATCGAGTAGAAGCTGAAGCAATGTGTAACCGCTTACGTAGCAGTGGTTTAACCTGGTATGTAGCTGAAGGTGTAGTAGCAGGTAAATCTGTTTTTCGTATCAGAACAGGACAGTTTCAAAACCCAGACGAAGCAAAAAAAGTTGCCACTCAGTTAAAAGAAAAAGGCGCGATTAGCCAATATTTTATTACTTCACAATAA
- a CDS encoding tetratricopeptide repeat protein, translating to MLKSLGLNKKICFTFLLCLSLISPGLAQENNNSRKRRVTESFFLSEKNSYTERQLLADQTHKYQLYLKQDQYLNLAVIKKDTDLVVKVFDPNEKKLLEITSSDRPQDPELGIYLLMEITGSYRLEISIKDPTHAGSYGVKIKELRIATQTDKQRIASQALYDEAEQLRSQNTNESLEKAFAIYNKILPVWQQINDQEGEAATLNAIGSVYYTNKQYAESLQYLERSLKIWQSLNNPLWEVATLNSLGTVSSAVQDNRRALYFYLKAQQVATKLNDPQWQAFTLNGLGKVSSDLEEFDQALIYYQQARLLKRSFGDKRGEAITLTHLGNIYNLKQDYSSSID from the coding sequence ATGTTAAAAAGCTTGGGATTAAATAAAAAAATTTGTTTCACTTTCCTGCTCTGTCTAAGCTTAATTTCTCCTGGTCTAGCTCAAGAAAATAATAATTCCAGAAAAAGAAGAGTTACAGAAAGCTTTTTTTTATCAGAGAAAAATAGCTATACAGAAAGACAACTGCTTGCAGACCAAACACATAAATACCAACTTTATCTTAAACAAGATCAATACTTAAACCTAGCTGTTATTAAAAAAGATACTGATCTTGTTGTAAAAGTCTTTGACCCAAATGAGAAAAAGCTACTTGAAATTACTAGTAGTGATCGTCCTCAAGATCCTGAACTTGGAATTTATTTATTGATGGAAATTACTGGTAGTTATCGCCTAGAAATTAGCATTAAAGACCCCACTCATGCTGGATCTTATGGAGTAAAAATCAAAGAATTAAGAATTGCTACACAAACCGATAAACAAAGAATAGCTAGCCAGGCTCTTTATGATGAGGCAGAGCAACTTAGATCACAAAATACAAACGAATCATTAGAAAAAGCATTTGCAATCTACAATAAAATACTCCCTGTCTGGCAACAAATTAACGATCAAGAAGGTGAAGCAGCTACTCTTAATGCTATTGGTTCAGTTTACTACACTAATAAACAATATGCAGAAAGTTTACAATATTTAGAACGCTCCTTAAAAATCTGGCAGTCTCTTAATAATCCTCTTTGGGAAGTTGCTACCTTAAATAGTTTAGGTACTGTATCTAGCGCAGTGCAAGATAATCGTCGCGCTCTTTACTTTTACTTAAAAGCCCAACAAGTTGCAACAAAGCTAAATGATCCTCAATGGCAAGCTTTTACCTTAAATGGACTAGGAAAAGTATCTTCTGATTTAGAAGAATTTGACCAAGCTCTAATTTATTACCAACAAGCTAGACTCTTAAAACGCTCTTTTGGGGATAAACGAGGTGAAGCAATTACGCTTACCCATTTAGGTAATATTTATAATCTTAAACAAGATTATTCATCTTCAATAGATTAA
- a CDS encoding delta-aminolevulinic acid dehydratase: MYQEPFDRLLDYCRKENWQGYDPYDGLNSSLYPLMPNSKFLRIAWIQLLKRSPINFRKLVGVEKGENPKGLALFIRALLSAYQVTKREQYQRDAEELLERLWSLRSPGYEDRMCWGYNFDWQSRAFFVPKNTPSIVCTTFVAQAWLDHYQIFQDPTSLETARAACEFLLKDLHRSQENNSFCFSYTPLDKSQVHNANLLGAELLARTAKFTHEVELVETAINSARFSVERQNSDGSWPYGTASNQSWIDSFHTGFNLVSLDMVIKEGSVKEWQDVLAKGLNFYLENFFLADGTPKYYHNNTYPIDIHSAAQSVVTFVYLDSLIDKARIHIDQVLKWTLKNMVSQEGYFYFQRSKFFANKVSYMRWSQAWMAYAMALATYGAVK, encoded by the coding sequence ATGTATCAAGAGCCGTTTGATCGCCTATTGGATTATTGCCGCAAAGAAAATTGGCAAGGCTATGATCCATATGATGGGTTAAATAGCTCGCTTTACCCTCTAATGCCTAACTCTAAGTTTTTGCGTATTGCTTGGATTCAACTATTAAAACGCTCACCAATAAATTTTAGAAAGCTTGTTGGAGTAGAAAAAGGAGAAAATCCTAAAGGACTAGCTCTTTTTATTCGTGCTTTACTTTCTGCTTATCAAGTCACCAAAAGAGAACAATACCAACGAGATGCAGAAGAATTGCTAGAGCGTCTTTGGTCGCTACGTTCACCAGGGTATGAAGATAGAATGTGTTGGGGCTATAATTTTGATTGGCAATCAAGAGCTTTTTTTGTTCCTAAAAATACCCCTTCAATTGTTTGCACAACTTTTGTAGCACAAGCCTGGCTAGACCATTACCAAATTTTTCAAGATCCCACATCATTAGAAACCGCTCGTGCTGCTTGCGAATTTTTGCTAAAAGATTTACACCGTAGCCAGGAAAACAATAGTTTTTGCTTTAGTTATACTCCTTTAGATAAAAGCCAAGTTCATAACGCTAATCTACTTGGAGCAGAATTACTTGCTAGAACGGCTAAATTTACTCATGAAGTAGAACTAGTTGAAACAGCTATTAATTCAGCACGCTTTAGTGTTGAAAGACAAAATAGCGATGGATCTTGGCCTTATGGTACGGCTAGCAATCAAAGCTGGATTGATAGCTTTCATACAGGTTTTAACTTAGTCTCTTTAGATATGGTAATAAAAGAAGGTTCAGTAAAAGAGTGGCAAGATGTGTTAGCTAAAGGATTAAATTTTTATTTAGAAAACTTTTTTTTAGCTGATGGCACGCCTAAGTATTATCATAACAACACTTATCCTATAGATATACACTCAGCCGCCCAATCAGTAGTTACTTTTGTTTACCTAGATAGTTTAATTGATAAAGCTAGAATACATATTGATCAGGTACTGAAATGGACATTAAAAAATATGGTAAGTCAAGAAGGGTATTTTTATTTTCAACGTTCTAAATTCTTTGCTAATAAGGTTTCTTATATGCGTTGGTCACAAGCTTGGATGGCTTATGCAATGGCCTTAGCAACCTATGGAGCAGTTAAATAA